A single genomic interval of Coleofasciculus chthonoplastes PCC 7420 harbors:
- a CDS encoding HAD-IA family hydrolase yields the protein MSIKVIVFDFDGTLADTFNAIVRIANRLADDFGYKPLMPSDIERVRNLSARQIIKESGVPLFKIPFLLKRIQSELHQDIEFLKPVAGIPDLLKELKNKEQIIGILTSNSEDNVRKFLNIHGLDCFFSFICSEPSIFGKSRALINLIDHHSIQSKSLMYIGDETRDISAAKKINIKVIAVTWGFNSFSVLNQYNPDFLVDHPGDVLNIIAQLD from the coding sequence ATGAGTATAAAAGTCATTGTTTTTGATTTTGATGGCACTTTAGCGGATACTTTCAACGCAATCGTCCGGATCGCGAATCGTTTAGCGGACGACTTTGGATATAAACCGTTAATGCCATCAGATATTGAGAGAGTTAGAAATTTAAGCGCTCGCCAGATTATTAAAGAATCAGGAGTTCCATTATTCAAGATTCCTTTTTTGCTGAAGCGGATTCAATCAGAATTGCATCAGGATATTGAATTTCTAAAGCCTGTTGCTGGAATCCCTGATTTGTTAAAAGAGTTGAAAAATAAAGAACAAATTATCGGTATCTTAACTTCAAATAGCGAAGACAATGTTAGAAAATTCTTAAATATACATGGGTTAGACTGTTTTTTTAGTTTTATTTGTTCAGAACCTTCAATCTTTGGTAAATCACGCGCTTTAATAAACTTGATCGACCATCACTCCATTCAATCTAAGTCTCTTATGTATATAGGAGATGAAACGCGAGATATCTCCGCCGCCAAGAAGATCAACATAAAGGTGATAGCCGTAACTTGGGGATTTAATTCGTTCAGTGTATTAAACCAATACAATCCTGATTTTTTAGTTGACCATCCTGGTGATGTATTGAACATTATCGCACAATTAGATTAA
- a CDS encoding Uma2 family endonuclease encodes MVQTPASRDTETLSIELPKAIGLYVTQEQFAAIVAANRDLRLERSAKGELIVNPPTGWETGRRNRSLTGQLDRWYEENEDLGEAFDSSTGFILPNGATRSPDASWVSRERWQALTPEQRGTFAHICPDFVVELRSSSDTLKSVQDKMREYIDNGAILGWLIDPQQRRVEIYRAGQDVEVLENPAELSGEDVLPGFVVNLRRLWD; translated from the coding sequence ATGGTACAGACACCTGCTAGTCGAGACACTGAAACCCTATCGATTGAATTGCCTAAGGCGATTGGGCTGTACGTCACCCAGGAACAGTTTGCTGCTATAGTCGCAGCCAATCGCGACTTGAGACTGGAAAGAAGTGCAAAAGGAGAGTTAATTGTGAACCCACCAACAGGCTGGGAAACTGGAAGACGCAACCGTAGCCTCACCGGACAACTTGATCGCTGGTACGAAGAAAATGAGGATTTGGGTGAAGCCTTTGACTCCTCAACTGGCTTTATTTTACCCAATGGTGCAACTCGCTCTCCTGATGCCTCTTGGGTGAGTCGGGAACGTTGGCAGGCGCTTACTCCGGAACAAAGAGGAACCTTTGCTCATATCTGCCCGGATTTTGTGGTTGAGTTACGCTCTAGTTCAGATACCCTCAAGTCTGTGCAAGATAAAATGAGGGAATATATCGACAATGGCGCTATATTGGGATGGTTAATCGATCCGCAGCAGCGACGGGTGGAGATTTATCGAGCGGGTCAGGATGTGGAGGTGTTGGAGAATCCGGCTGAGTTGTCCGGTGAAGACGTGTTACCGGGTTTTGTTGTGAATCTGCGTCGATTGTGGGATTGA
- a CDS encoding tetratricopeptide repeat protein: MNRGYLSVKVIRRTAMALISGAVLLASNPAQSQTVSNDTGFDLQDQLTIPLDSTIQREARNEADVLLRLGGEAKRQANLQKAIAYWQQALDLYQKIGDFEGQGLAYNYIGLAYADLGRFPQAEESLRRRLGVARFLQDFQGQIYALNNVGTVLLQSNDLDAAQESFTEALTIARTVGDREGEGLSLSNLGLVAARAGDYLEAIKQYKAAITLRRRLGDPLGEANTRNNLGDAYFAIASYKNAIGSYRYTLQLAQDSQDIPNQFRALRGLAKSYSIIGPDLLAIRYLNQHLALAQEQESLSRELVTLRLFAEFYLARGNVVKAKQFYEQAIALANAIGETQQEALLRNQLAQILYDRGD; the protein is encoded by the coding sequence CAAAGTCAAACCGTCTCCAATGACACGGGTTTTGACTTACAAGATCAATTAACAATTCCCTTAGATAGCACGATTCAACGGGAAGCACGAAATGAGGCAGATGTACTGTTGCGGTTAGGAGGAGAGGCAAAACGCCAAGCAAATTTGCAAAAAGCGATCGCCTATTGGCAACAGGCGCTGGATCTTTATCAGAAAATTGGCGATTTTGAAGGACAGGGCTTAGCTTACAATTATATCGGTCTCGCTTACGCTGATTTGGGACGCTTTCCCCAAGCTGAAGAGTCTCTGCGCCGTCGGTTAGGGGTGGCTCGTTTCCTCCAAGATTTTCAGGGACAAATTTATGCCTTGAATAACGTCGGTACGGTGCTGCTGCAATCAAACGATCTCGACGCCGCTCAAGAAAGCTTTACTGAAGCCCTAACCATTGCTCGCACAGTGGGCGATCGCGAAGGGGAAGGACTTAGTTTGAGCAACCTGGGTTTAGTCGCGGCTCGTGCGGGTGATTATTTAGAGGCGATTAAACAGTATAAAGCGGCGATAACCTTGCGGCGGAGATTAGGCGATCCCTTGGGAGAAGCAAATACCCGTAATAATTTAGGCGATGCCTATTTCGCGATCGCCTCCTATAAAAATGCAATTGGTTCCTATCGCTATACCTTACAACTGGCACAAGATAGCCAGGATATTCCCAATCAGTTTCGCGCCCTGCGGGGATTGGCGAAATCCTATAGCATCATTGGTCCAGATTTGCTAGCGATTCGATACCTGAATCAGCATCTCGCCTTAGCCCAAGAACAGGAAAGCTTAAGCAGAGAACTCGTTACACTACGGTTATTTGCCGAATTTTACCTCGCCAGAGGCAATGTAGTGAAAGCGAAGCAATTTTACGAACAAGCGATCGCTCTCGCTAATGCGATCGGCGAAACTCAGCAAGAAGCCTTATTACGGAATCAGTTAGCCCAAATCCTTTATGACAGAGGGGATTGA
- a CDS encoding ABC transporter permease, with amino-acid sequence MNYIIRNPEDIIQLLLEHLQMTSLAVLIAVAIALPLSVLITRYRWLSIPVVGILGILYTIPSLALIILLVPLLGLNRQSVVVAMILYTQVILVRNFLVALQSIDPKILEAARGMGMNAWQRWWWVQIPLILPIGIAGIRLATIVAIAISTIGAKFGAGGLGVLLFDGVSQSRYDKIWAGAITVAILAFALNGILLGLQWLSNPQRKIKLMSEG; translated from the coding sequence ATGAACTATATTATTAGAAATCCTGAAGATATTATTCAATTACTGCTCGAACATCTCCAGATGACGAGTTTAGCCGTACTAATTGCGGTGGCGATCGCACTGCCGTTATCGGTGCTGATCACTCGCTACCGTTGGCTGAGTATCCCAGTCGTGGGTATTCTGGGCATCCTCTACACCATACCCAGTCTGGCGCTAATTATTCTGCTTGTGCCACTTTTGGGCTTAAATCGCCAATCAGTCGTGGTGGCAATGATTCTCTATACCCAGGTGATTCTAGTCCGTAATTTTTTAGTCGCCTTACAATCGATTGATCCGAAAATTTTAGAAGCCGCACGCGGGATGGGGATGAATGCTTGGCAACGTTGGTGGTGGGTACAAATTCCCCTAATTTTACCCATTGGTATTGCTGGAATCCGTTTGGCAACAATTGTCGCGATCGCGATCTCTACAATTGGTGCTAAATTTGGGGCGGGAGGATTGGGGGTACTCCTCTTTGATGGGGTGTCTCAGAGTCGCTACGATAAGATTTGGGCGGGGGCAATTACCGTGGCGATTTTGGCGTTTGCTTTAAATGGTATTTTGCTAGGATTACAGTGGCTATCGAATCCGCAACGAAAAATCAAGCTGATGAGTGAGGGTTGA
- a CDS encoding ABC transporter permease — protein MFQKFTEVLNYIASHPDNFREALGQHLLLVLVPLTISLVLGLPLGLLSARSRTASTVLINTVNGLRVIPSLAILFVAIPYLGLSFKSAAVALTLLALPPILISTDVAFRNIEPTIIEAAKGMGMSPRQILQQIEIPLVLPVIIAGIKTATVEVIASATLAAFIGAGGLGSFIVLGFALYDQSILLVGAIPVAILALVAEVSLTALQRLTSSHSA, from the coding sequence ATGTTTCAGAAATTTACTGAAGTCCTAAATTATATTGCTAGTCATCCAGACAACTTTAGGGAAGCCCTAGGGCAACATCTGTTATTGGTACTCGTACCACTGACAATCAGCTTGGTGCTGGGTTTACCGTTAGGGCTGCTGAGTGCGCGATCGCGAACTGCCTCAACTGTCTTGATTAATACCGTCAATGGCTTACGAGTTATTCCCAGCTTAGCGATTTTATTTGTTGCCATTCCCTATTTGGGGCTTAGCTTCAAATCGGCGGCGGTAGCGTTGACGCTTTTAGCACTACCACCGATTTTGATCAGCACAGATGTCGCCTTTCGCAATATTGAACCCACTATCATCGAAGCCGCCAAAGGAATGGGAATGTCTCCCCGGCAAATTCTGCAACAAATCGAAATCCCGTTAGTCTTACCCGTAATTATTGCTGGGATTAAAACCGCGACAGTCGAGGTGATTGCCAGTGCGACTCTGGCTGCTTTTATTGGCGCAGGGGGATTGGGCAGTTTTATTGTGTTGGGGTTTGCCCTTTATGATCAAAGTATTTTATTGGTGGGTGCTATTCCAGTGGCAATTTTGGCATTAGTGGCGGAGGTGAGTTTGACTGCTTTACAACGATTGACATCCTCACATAGCGCGTAA